A region of the Leishmania panamensis strain MHOM/PA/94/PSC-1 chromosome 10 sequence genome:
GGGTCGCTGGGAGACAAGTGGGTCCAAATGGGGACCCACGGCGGTAACGAGTAGGCCTCtgacccctcctcccccaatGACGTCCTCTTCCTAGGCAGCGGTACATCCACCAGGGCACCGGTCAGAGAGCTGGAGAAGGGGCGCGCCATAGCTGCTGAGTGAGGAGCACGAGCAGCATTGGCGTCGCCCTTGCTGCTCCAACGCCGATGCCCGCCGGGGTGGTGTATGCGAGACAGCACCTTTGCAAACCGCCACGTCGCAGGCGTATGCGGCGCAAAGAAGAGGGATGGAACGAACACCACCGTGGCCTCCCGCGCGTACTCCCCAGCGGTGACGCCGACCCGATTGTCCACGGCTCGCGGTGGCTGCCCAGGCCACAACTGAACTAGCTGAGCGCAGAAAGAAGAGACTAGAAAGGATGCGCTATGtcgccttcgctgccgcccgcTCGCTGGCCATGCAGGCGCCGTGTTCGCGACCGCTGGAGGGGCCAAGGCAGGGAGGCTGTCGCGgagcgcgcctgcagcgccgcttcccGCATCCTCACGCGCGGCTCTGGTGCTGTGCGTAGCGCTCTGCTGATGTGGCTGGAGCGAGGCCCTCCGACGCCGCCTTGGCTTCTCTGAGGCGCAACCTGTTGGCTGGTCAGAGGAAGCACTGCTGCCACGATGACCAGCGTTTACCACAGCAGGATTCGCCGCTGAGGACCGCCCAGCGCACTGGAAGAGCGATGCCAGGCTCATGATAAGGGAGGGTTTCCCCACAATAACcgagcgacgctgctgttgcccttTAGGCTCGGCGCATGGTCCCACTGCTGCGGGCATGGATGCGCCCCAATCACTACCGCGAATGCTCACCATCTCGTCGCCCCGCTTGTCGTCCCTGCCAACATCGTGGCAGTGCAGCTGATTGCGGtggcggaagagaagaaacggcgctgccaccgtctcGACAGCGATCAGGCTGAACGCCTTGAGGGAACCCCACCACGTCCGTGCCTGAAGGAGCGCTGATAGTCCTTGACGGGTACGGGCGCTCTGCGTCCTTATGGAGGTGTGGGTAGAAAGCGTGGTAGGAGTACTCAGGAGGAACGTAGGTGCCAGCGTCGTCTTGTCACGACTCAGCGAAGGGCAGCGCGCGTACTCCATGGGGGACGAGGATGCCGGTAGCCGTCGTGATGGGGACTTCTCTGCCCCCGGTTTCTGATGAAGAGCCGTCAGGAAAGCGGGGCTCAACGTCATGGCTGCGCTTCGTCGGCTAAGCAAATCGCTATCGGGGTTGTCGTGCTGCGGGAGTGCCGCCACCCTTGCATCTGTGGCCGCGGCGAtacctgctgcggctgccgacGCCAGAGGCATGTCGCTGAAGGTGATCAGGCTCCGTGAACCGTCGCCAGGGCCGCATTGCCACAATTCTTCGCCATCACTGTCTTCCGCCGGCTTCTTCGCGTCTCTTGTCTCCCGAGACGGCCGCTGCTTCGTGTCGCTGTCTCCGACCCCAGCGTCGCTGTTACGCGTCGCTGCCTCCATGATGCCAGCAACCAGACCGACGCGCGGTTTGGGCTGAGGTGGATTGCTGCTCTGCGCTTGCTGCACGGACGCACCCGGTCTCGCGTAGGCCACCGTCACTCCCTGCGCAAGTCTCTTCTCCAGCATATCGCTCCAGCGACGTTCCtcacgcagcgacagcaccgtGCCGACACCCAGCGTTATCGCAGGCACGCCGACGAGGGCAAGCGGAAGAATAATCCACACGGCAAGCGGGACGGCCGCGCTGCCGAAGTGCCAGGCGGCAAGGAATACGAGACTGCACACGCTTACCATTGCTTGCAGCGAGGGGAAGTAGATGGCCTCGGTGGGCCGCGAGAACGGCTGCAGGTACACGGCACAGCTCAGCGCGATGAGCGGGACTACCAGGAAGAACAACATGCCGACCCAAGCAATACGTCGCTGCTGGCCGCGTTGCATGACGCAGCCAACGATGCCGAGGATAATTTTCTGCAGTAAGAAGGAGAGTCGGTAGAAGCGGAACTGCGGCTTGTAGGCGCGGtaggcgaaggcggcgctaTTGTCAGAGAACAGCACCTTCTGTAGGTACAGTTCCTCAGGGGTGAAGACGTCATGGTAGCGCTGCTCTAGCGGGTAAGCGTCCTGCAGCATACGTACACCGTACTGCGCAACGTAGAACTGCAAGTAGGGCAGAAAGAGAATGTAGAACGTAAACACCAAGATGCCGCTTGCGATGTAAAAGCCGTCCATGCTGTCGCATGGCACGCGGGTGTCGTAGACAAGTCGGGACTGCTGATGCGACGTGGCGCACAGGTTCTCCTGGAGGGCAGTGGAGCACTTCTGCGGGTAGCTGTGAAAGTCGCACGACAGGCACCGGGCAACCGACAAGTCGTCGCTGATGTTGTTTCCGTCCGTCGCGTAGGAGAGCggcggaaagagggaggcggagtgCGGCATTCGTGATCCAGCCTCGCAGGTCAGCGGCATGCAGTAGACGATCGAAATGAAGTGGGTGACGACGCTAATGTAGAGCAAGGAGGCCACCACCATGATGAGGCTGAGTGCGCGGAGGTCgaaggcagtgctgcacacgTACAGGTACTGGCGCCCTTTCGTGAAGAGGCTCATGGTCCACCATACCGTCGCGAAGGCGAAGAGCACAGCCGTGATGCTTCCGAGTACTTTGAAGACGATACTCTGCTGCATATAATGCATTGCTGGAATTGGTATCGCGCCAAGCAGCACAAGACTCCCCatcaacagcaacaacgcaAACGCACCCTGCCACAGCACATCCTCAGCATCGAGGTGGGTGATGCGGTACTCGCGGCGCTTGGCATGGACCCGctccgctgccacggcgACAAGGTCAATCCCCTGGCGGTCCACCAGTTGCTGCGTGATGGGCAGGCTCtcccgtcgctgtcgctcctCGTCGAtgagcttctccagctccaccgcgtccctgcgcaggtgccgcagaCGGGCGCGACCCATGCTAACAAGACCCACGGCTAGCAGTAGCACAAAGAGTGGCAGACCCACGCCTCCAAGACTGCTGAGGGTCGACTtgggcggcagcgacgatcCAGGAAAGGTGAGGTCGGCCATGTTTGCCAGCACGATGAAGCCGAAGAGAAACATgaagagggtggagaggaggcacACGAACCACAAGTAGGCGGGCTTGCCGTACACGAGCAGCAGTCCGACGGTTGACAGAGCCAGTGGCCCTATGACGGCGACGCAGACGTACTGCAGCCGAATGTCCAGTGGGAGCCAGTCTGGCAGGTCAACACGGAGGGGATTATTAtaccgctgcacctcctccaccttccgATACGGGTCAAAGACCGCGTACCGAATGACTACAAAAGGCTCCCTGTAGAAGGATGGGAGTGACTCGGGGGACAAGTTCAGCAACAGCGTGATGTACTGAATGTACGCCGTGGTCATATCGACCACATCGAAGAACATCTTGGCGAGCCGCCACGGGGAttacggggagggggagagagagagagagcgcagaaTACAAACGTTGCGAGACGTTCTTGCCAATACAACGGTGGCGTACGCGGCTGCGTCTGCAAGCAacaagggaaggagggagggaagggtgggggtgggttgAGGCTTGTGGTGGCCAGTCAgtccacacccacacacacgcatacaatCCAAAGCTACTGCAAGccacaccctccctctccttaACCGGAGAAGGAGCAGTATGGACACACAAAGTAGGCGAATTCGGCGCACAAAAaggatagagagaggggggggggtaatatatatagagagagggagagagggagaagaaacacTGAGGCAGATTTCCCGGCAGGCCAACAGCACTTCGCGCACGGCACGTAGCGGTGCGCTTCTTTGAGCGGGCAATGTAGCCGAGGCTGTCTATATACAAAGgcgagcaagagaagggCTCAGAAAAGAGAGTTgccaagggggagggggaggggggtggtggggctcTTCCTGAGCAGCCTCAACGACAAGAAAACAAAATTGCTGGACACTCTTCTTCCCTActagccgccgccgccgcagcagcacacccacacccccccacacccacacacacacacgtgcgtccCCTCCACAGAGGCCCGCTCAGTCGGTCTCGTTACCGCGGACAGGAGGCAGTTtgaaagagaacgagaggaCACAGCTATGGGTGGGGTAGGgtaggcgaggaggagggagggatgaCGGGGGATTTACATgcaagaagaggaaacaGCTCAAAGCacagaaagggaggggggaggggaagggagcagAGCGTCAACTCATAAGAACGTAAAGAGGCTGCCCGTGCGGCGTACAGCCGCACCGAACGGGAGGGATGGGGGGCAGCGGGGCTTAATGAagtcacacacgcatactAACAGTGCgagagatagagagagagatggagtAGAGCGGGGCGAGCGGAGCGGCGGCTGTAACGGAAGTTCGAGGGTGGCAGCGGTCGACGCGGTGAGAGCTGCTCTCGTTTATTTTTTTATCCCATACAGACACACAAGCCCAAAGTCAAAGAAAAGGACCCATTTAATATGTTGGCGTCTTTGGCAGCTGAGCTAATTGCGCCACAACTGCGACAACGGTTGAAGCAGAGACTCCCCACACGGCTAATGTGCCCACGGAGGcacaagggagagagagacagcgctCGAAAGGAACAacagcaaggaggaggaggaggaggagggagggagggagggagggggaaaagagtaaaggagaggcgcacaagCACAGGCACGGACACACAGGCAAGAGCGGGTAGAGTCTGAGGTGATTCCCCTTCTGTGTGGACGTGTGCGTCTAAGTTCACACGTATAGggtctctctgtctgtgtgtgtgtgtgtctgtgtgtgtgtgtgtgtgtgtgtgtgtgtgtttgaaTGCGCAAGGCAGGAGGagccaaggaggaggcggcggtgtggtgGCAAGCGTGAAGTGGAGGTAGGCAGGCAACGGGAAGACAACTTctagaaaaggaagagagtgagtgagtgagagcATCATGCCAATGCGTGCTCAGCAAGACACGGATGGACACCTCGGTGGAGAGACAAGGGTTTGaattgggggggggggggcggggaggaggaggaggttgGCGCGAGCCACAGTAGCGGTACGTGCTCCCTCCCCGTGGACCCCACCATTAGCGTTAAGTTCATTTTTCCTTGGCTTATCAGTAGAAtgaacacgcacacaaacataGATGGGGGGCAAGGCGGGGTCGcgactccctccctcccgacTTCTCTACAGTCGCATCTTCAATGCGTAGGCAGTGCtagagaaagggggagatgTGGGCATAAGGACTCAGAGaacaggggagggagggggggggagtggagagagagagatggacTGGTTAGTGTTTGGCGAGCAGTGCCAAGATACCCCAACCACCAACGTTTTAGTATCCTCCCGATACGTttgcgctggtgcgcttCGGGCACTCCTCTCTCGTAGCCTTTACCTTTcacggagggagggtggCCTCGTTAAGCGCACGCCGTGTACACACTCAGAGCACTGACACAATGGCAATAGAatgcacggagagagagagagagagaggggggggggcgggaagggaggagggaggaagggagacgCATGACTCAGATGATCAGGATGGTGTTCTTAACCGTTAATTTGGGGTGTCGGCATTGTTCCCCAGTTCCTGTCATCGTTCTTgtcaccctcttcctctcttttcgtccCTTTCGCTCCACACCCCACACTCCATACAGCACAGGCAAACACTCCCACAGCGACGCTTGCACGCGGCCACA
Encoded here:
- a CDS encoding hypothetical protein (TriTrypDB/GeneDB-style sysID: LpmP.10.0850), which encodes MFFDVVDMTTAYIQYITLLLNLSPESLPSFYREPFVVIRYAVFDPYRKVEEVQRYNNPLRVDLPDWLPLDIRLQYVCVAVIGPLALSTVGLLLVYGKPAYLWFVCLLSTLFMFLFGFIVLANMADLTFPGSSLPPKSTLSSLGGVGLPLFVLLLAVGLVSMGRARLRHLRRDAVELEKLIDEERQRRESLPITQQLVDRQGIDLVAVAAERVHAKRREYRITHLDAEDVLWQGAFALLLLMGSLVLLGAIPIPAMHYMQQSIVFKVLGSITAVLFAFATVWWTMSLFTKGRQYLYVCSTAFDLRALSLIMVVASLLYISVVTHFISIVYCMPLTCEAGSRMPHSASLFPPLSYATDGNNISDDLSVARCLSCDFHSYPQKCSTALQENLCATSHQQSRLVYDTRVPCDSMDGFYIASGILVFTFYILFLPYLQFYVAQYGVRMLQDAYPLEQRYHDVFTPEELYLQKVLFSDNSAAFAYRAYKPQFRFYRLSFLLQKIILGIVGCVMQRGQQRRIAWVGMLFFLVVPLIALSCAVYLQPFSRPTEAIYFPSLQAMVSVCSLVFLAAWHFGSAAVPLAVWIILPLALVGVPAITLGVGTVLSLREERRWSDMLEKRLAQGVTVAYARPGASVQQAQSSNPPQPKPRVGLVAGIMEAATRNSDAGVGDSDTKQRPSRETRDAKKPAEDSDGEELWQCGPGDGSRSLITFSDMPLASAAAAGIAAATDARVAALPQHDNPDSDLLSRRSAAMTLSPAFLTALHQKPGAEKSPSRRLPASSSPMEYARCPSLSRDKTTLAPTFLLSTPTTLSTHTSIRTQSARTRQGLSALLQARTWWGSLKAFSLIAVETVAAPFLLFRHRNQLHCHDVGRDDKRGDEMVSIRGSDWGASMPAAVGPCAEPKGQQQRRSVIVGKPSLIMSLASLFQCAGRSSAANPAVVNAGHRGSSASSDQPTGCASEKPRRRRRASLQPHQQSATHSTRAAREDAGSGAAGALRDSLPALAPPAVANTAPAWPASGRQRRRHSASFLVSSFCAQLVQLWPGQPPRAVDNRVGVTAGEYAREATVVFVPSLFFAPHTPATWRFAKVLSRIHHPGGHRRWSSKGDANAARAPHSAAMARPFSSSLTGALVDVPLPRKRTSLGEEGSEAYSLPPWVPIWTHLSPSDPVPTVSPSLPRHLDDRPSGGTANHDDDSARSSGCRVVPSRLQQVIRKMMRCLSCSLVRGPRATDRSSGGNGGVGEVLSFAEVYARRQACARDVTQSGLERLCTAQELQRHRHKRFRKAFWGNPTDAMFGVVDVPGSMPPWSLFCNVSLPPVTPTALPTTAQRQPQQRTMASLQNQYYAQLVEEQQDADMPKKSGGTISNRSASLGTDRGAGAAAVRYRKRGVTAESNSPLRSMTCASLSAVMNLNFSLPVHPVRAAARERQAAAVLLQQERSQGTVPVSLDTEMREPDPGKKRSGYKGSSGELNVEDVHYDGCRNGVSVDLDDSLLSSEAGCGQNARLAGTLHWLEKWGPVLTELLYETAKDDEKHVATEKRRTSGTTDSSASSDTRGNGSSPSTDAAARVRPDAWDTESQQQRRSKWARKGWLMRLLPSNWGSTSSKSARPRGGDKAGHQKRSFNSDDQVSRRSGAHHKPPPPPSLSSMRRQPSMLLSLMTGNVYCQTSKSGTLSEASVPGSATRAPQAAVPEIVPGNSRRSSSPFSVFGANSSSSGEGAAWPYRQYPTTLHTPNGDWLNKAEPAVVTKRLNPASQPHSNSAIPTDPLIQQLRSLYLLRERLKESYWEHREQLKAVQSYIDYEINEAVRRVLSFLFMVLGVVATIALVLALCGMLHTLDWAFINGVRRSNGALRYELAGYSSWDNFTHNCCCMAATDAAARYPYYALDVENWVCANGITKERVRRDGYDDLITDGYAVRALCGMEFKNNCMVVVDQGVATLKGCDAAVVSEKAMQRW